In the Populus trichocarpa isolate Nisqually-1 chromosome 1, P.trichocarpa_v4.1, whole genome shotgun sequence genome, one interval contains:
- the LOC7487816 gene encoding ethylene-overproduction protein 1-like, with product MHGFKLFDRFKSTQVHALSPQDNNSGSRGKLSKSKFTNSGSGAQALLPYGLPTTELLEPPIDSYLKPIDYVESLAEIHRRLNTCSLTDKSILCIEQYSILRGLGDPKLLRRCLCAARQYAFDVHSKAVLSAWLRFERREDEFIGVSSKDCSGYILECPMAALVSGYDPNSIYDRCQCGQDDLEAFGSQMLVGNESSSLEEDGDVSFCIGDELVHCVRFKIASLSGPFKAMLYGSFVESRRDKIDFSKTGISVEGMRAVEVYSRTRRVDLFCPAIVLELLSFANMFCCEELKCVCDAHLASLVCGIEDALILINHALEERANLLVASCLQVFLRELPNSLYNHKVRGVFCIPEARERLAMLGHASFFLYYFLSQVAMEENMALSTTVMLLEGMEEFATEKWQKALALHQLGCVMLERKEYKGAQFYFEAAVDAGHVYSLAGVARTKYKQGQQYSAFRLMNSLIFEYKPVGWMYQERSLYGVGREKIMDLNTATELDPTLSFPYKFRAVMKVEEKQIRAAIQEIDKIIGFKLSPDCLELRAWFVIALEDYESALRDIRALLTLKPNYMMFHGKVSGDHLVELLNHRVQQWSLADCWMQLYERWSSVDDIGSLAVIHQMLVNDPAKSLLWFRQSLLLLRLNCQKAAMRCLRLARNHSSSVHERLIYEGWLLYDTGHREEALSRAEKSISIQRSFEAFFLKAYTLADTNLDPESSSTVIQLLEEALRCPSDGLRKGQALNNLGSIYVDCGKLDQAADCYKTALNIKHTRAHQGLARVYHIKNQQKAAFDEMTKLIEKAHYSASAYEKRSEYCDREQAKDDLNMATLLDPLRTYPYRYRAAVLMDDQKEAEALEELTKAIAFKPELQMLHLRAAFYESMGDKTSALQDCEAALCLDPNHSDTLDLYNRTQDQATRSI from the exons atgcatggttTTAAGCTCTTTGATAGATTCAAGAGCACACAAGTCCATGCTTTAAGCCCCCAAGATAACAACTCCGGTTCAAGAGGAAAActttcaaaatctaaatttacAAACTCTGGTTCAGGAGCTCAAGCTTTACTTCCTTATGGACTCCCAACAACTGAGCTCCTTGAACCCCCTATAGACTCTTACTTGAAACCTATAGACTATGTGGAATCTTTAGCTGAAATTCATAGACGCCTGAATACTTGCTCACTAACGGATAAGTCAATATTATGCATCGAGCAGTATTCGATTTTGCGTGGATTAGGTGATCCTAAGTTGCTTAGAAGGTGCCTTTGCGCAGCGAGGCAATATGCTTTTGATGTGCACTCGAAGGCAGTGCTTTCTGCTTGGTTAAGGTTTGAGAGGAGAGAAGATGAATTTATTGGTGTGTCATCAAAGGACTGTAGTGGGTACATCCTTGAATGTCCTATGGCTGCTTTGGTTTCTGGATACGATCCAAATTCGATTTATGATCGTTGCCAATGTGGTCAAGATGATCTTGAGGCATTTGGTAGTCAAATGTTGGTGGGGAATGAGAGCTCGAGTTTGGAGGAGGATGGTGATGTTTCATTTTGCATTGGTGATGAGCTGGTTCATTGTGTTAGATTCAAAATTGCTTCTCTTTCGGGCCCATTTAAGGCAATGCTATATGGTAGCTTTGTGGAGTCAAGAAGAGATAAGATTGATTTTTCGAAGACTGGGATATCAGTGGAGGGGATGAGAGCAGTGGAAGTGTACAGTAGGACTAGGAGAGTTGATTTGTTTTGCCCTGCGATTGTTTTGGAGTTACTTTCTTTTGCAAATATGTTTTGTTGTGAGGAGTTGAAGTGTGTTTGTGATGCTCATTTGGCTTCGTTGGTCTGTGGGATTGAGGATGCATTGATTCTTATTAATCATGCTTTGGAAGAAAGGGCAAATCTTCTCGTAGCCTCTTGCTTACAGGTGTTTCTAAGAGAGCTCCCAAACTCTCTGTATAACCACAAAGTGAGGGGTGTTTTTTGTATCCCGGAGGCAAGGGAGAGATTGGCCATGCTGGGGCACGCTTCATTCTTCCTCTATTATTTCCTGAGCCAGGTTGCTATGGAGGAGAATATGGCACTGAGCACAACAGTGATGTTATTGGAGGGGATGGAAGAGTTTGCTACAGAAAAGTGGCAGAAAGCACTTGCTTTGCATCAACTAGGCTGTGTAATGCTTGAGAGAAAAGAATACAAGGGTGCCCAATTTTATTTTGAGGCAGCTGTTGATGCAGGTCATGTTTATTCATTAGCAGGTGTTGCTAGGACCAAGTACAAACAAGGGCAACAGTATTCAGCATTTAGGTTGATGAACTCTcttatttttgaatataaacCAGTAGGGTGGATGTACCAAGAGCGATCTTTGTATGGTGTTGGACGGGAGAAAATAATGGATTTGAATACTGCAACTGAACTGGATCCAACCCTTTCATTTCCATACAAATTCAGAGCTGTTATGAAGGTGGAAGAGAAACAGATTAGGGCAGCTATTCAAGAGATTGATAAAATTATCGGGTTCAAGCTCTCACCTGATTGTCTTGAGTTGCGGGCATGGTTTGTCATTGCTCTTGAAGATTATGAAAGTGCTTTGAGGGATATTCGAGCATTATTAACCTTGAAGCCTAATTACATGATGTTCCATGGGAAGGTGAGTGGAGATCACTTGGTTGAGCTTCTCAACCATCGCGTTCAGCAATGGAGTCTGGCTGACTGCTGGATGCAACTTTACGAAAGATGGTCTTCTGTTGATGACATTGGCTCTCTGGCTGTCATACATCAGATGCTGGTAAATGATCCCGCAAAGAGCCTACTATGGTTTCGACAATCTTTGCTTCTTTTGCG GTTAAATTGTCAGAAGGCCGCAATGCGCTGTTTGCGGTTGGCTAGAAATCACTCCAGTTCTGTGCATGAACGACTGATATATGAAGGATGGCTTTTATATGACACCGGTCATCGTGAAGAAGCTCTCTCTAGGGCTGAGAAATCCATTTCGATCCAGAGGTCATTTGAAGCTTTCTTCCTTAAGGCATATACATTAGCTGATACAAATCTGGATCCTGAATCTTCATCTACTGTCATCCAACTTCTGGAGGAAGCTCTTAGATGCCCTTCAGATGGTCTTAGGAAAGGACAA GCATTGAATAATTTAGGAAGTATTTATGTGGATTGTGGTAAGCTGGATCAGGCTGCAGACTGCTACAAGACTGCCCTTAACATCAAGCATACAAGAGCTCATCAAGGTCTGGCGCGTGtctatcatataaaaaatcaacaaaaagctGCATTTGATGAGATGACCAAGCTAATAGAGAAGGCACATTACAGTGCATCAGCATATGAGAAACGATCAGAATACTGTGACCGCGAGCAGGCAAAAGACGACCTTAATATGGCAACACTTCTGGATCCTCTAAGAACATACCCATACAGATACAGAGCAGCTG TGCTAATGGATGACCAAAAGGAAGCTGAAGCTCTCGAAGAGCTTACTAAGGCCATAGCTTTCAAGCCTGAGTTGCAAATGCTCCATCTTCGAGCAGCATTTTATGAATCAATGGGAGACAAAACCTCTGCTCTTCAAGATTGTGAGGCAGCTCTCTGCCTGGACCCAAACCACTCAGACACACTTGATCTGTATAATAGAACACAAGACCAAGCTACACGAAGCATTtga